A region of Porites lutea chromosome 13, jaPorLute2.1, whole genome shotgun sequence DNA encodes the following proteins:
- the LOC140922305 gene encoding uncharacterized protein, giving the protein MSLNHTIIKLSSGFLKDLIMWQQFIHTWNGAECFLSTSWMDSDSLTLHTDASGTLGYGGILGNKWFQGQWETHQQRNAAGISIAWQELSALVVACHIWADEFANKRIVFYCDNASVVSIVNSKQSRIPRVMDLVRHLTLLTLRHNFYPRERHIEGKKNDIADSLSRLQMDRFCSLAPYAAPAPCPVPQALLVI; this is encoded by the coding sequence ATGTCTCTAAACCACACCATCATTAAATTAAGCAGTGGGTTCTTAAAGGATCTCATTATGTGGCAACAATTTATTCACACGTGGAATGGGGCTGAGTGTTTTCTTTCCACTTCATGGATGGACTCGGACTCCCTAACGCTTCATACCGACGCCTCAGGTACACTTGGTTATGGTGGGATCCTAGGTAACAAATGGTTCCAGGGTCAGTGGGAGACTCACCAGCAGCGAAATGCTGCTGGTATTAGCATTGCCTGGCAAGAATTGTCTGCTTTGGTAGTTGCGTGCCACATATGGGCGGACGAGTTCGCTAATAAGcgtattgttttctattgtgACAATGCGTCTGTTGTTAGCATAGTGAACTCCAAACAATCCCGTATTCCCAGGGTTATGGATTTAGTTCGACACCTGACCCTCCTGACCTTAAGGCATAACTTTTACCCAAGGGAGAGGCACATTGAAGGCAAGAAGAATGACATCGCGGATTCCCTCTCCCGTTTACAGATGGACCGCTTTTGCAGCCTGGCCCCCTATGCCGCCCCAGCCCCATGTCCTGTGCCCCAAGCACTCTTGGTGATCTGA
- the LOC140923331 gene encoding uncharacterized protein, whose product MTRLILVLCTLLMVTLMILISCTGTGKGAGFGTFKISRNGKQVSEKVKVDVKKNLEMYIVREPASAKKATLVIMYDFNKDLMMIKDVPGSKCYLKNSTDGAVRPNASEKELNQVKKNSKIKVLSKTEEVIKKVGKLNRHMYSKVLGKEMERLCKGLPIFLVTPGELNDIERVNDSAQESDEIQEKTTSSKRQVESSCRTRYCWYEKKKCWCETKCSYEEKCRYLSDPQRQCAIPV is encoded by the exons ATGACTCGCTTGATACTTGTACTATGCACGCTTTTGATGGTCACACTGATGATTCTTATTTCTTGCACTGGAACAGGAAAAGGG GCCGGTTTCGGTACATTCAAGATATCAAGGAACGGGAAGCAAGTATCTGAGAAGGTTAAAGTCGATGTCAAGAAGAACTTGGAGATGTACATTGTGCGAGAACCTGCATCTGCCAAGAAAGCAACGCTGGTCATTATGTACGATTTCAATAAG GATCTTATGATGATAAAAGATGTGCCTGGGtcaaaatgttatttaaaaaattccaCAGATGGTGCTGTCCGACCTAATGCCtcagaaaaagaattaaaccag GTGAAAAAGAATTCTAAGATAAAGGTGTTGTCGAAGACTGAGGAAGTCATAAAGAAAGTTGGCAAACTAAATCGGCACATGTACAGCAAGGTTCTTGGTAAGGAGATGGAACGTCTGTGCAAAGGGCTGCCAATCTTCTTGGTAACTCCTGGGGAACTGAATGACATTGAGCGAGTAAATGATTCGGCGCAAGAATCTGACGAGATTCAAGAGAAAACTACTTCGTCTAAAC GCCAAGTGGAGAGCTCTTGCAGAACAAGATACTGCtggtacgaaaaaaaaaaatgctggtGCGAAACAAAATGCAGTTACGAAGAAAAATGCAGGTACCTTTCCGATCCGCAACGGCAATGTGCGATCCCGGTCTAG